From the Malus domestica chromosome 17, GDT2T_hap1 genome, one window contains:
- the LOC103404712 gene encoding uncharacterized protein isoform X1, translating to MGRLNMTATVVSIVLNHENYKDWSFRMKTYFKAEDLWGIVKGTVDKPPVGEERKAWKKKDAKALYAIQNSCGDDIYPLIKDKTTAEKAWDTLSWRLRYESPDERRYENAHKPVGEAYPNTAESALEGGPSVTRGAGHDESIQETFVKYVKSDDWDNAINFLRQHPQAATARVSSNGTALHYAIEKSCSVRIIQELVELMAMEHLEIQNWIGFTAFHCLIILFPERVEVAECMVKKNPDLLLKSDIALVVVAQGHTKGERMARYLYSLTRPETIKVIDAAQLIFDGFRLHRFGTTLPRLIFFFCYKFCLYTYLQCFLFTLVLYIDLAWDLIQRYPKLAMATDKNDNIPLVTLASNRFAFKSGRPLHLWEKLIYHGIRIKPLPTINTDSRINVDQGPHAEQKENKRHHLIYSGMSLFRRLVANLQTLLGINRIYQIKLVHERVQQFLPLMCKAVSGGDMNVYKEKKLKETLCVATERGHVEYITNFFGHSSYPVLDVRNKQNQSLFQIAAECRHYNVYNIICEFLRKRDKDALDKSEYDLHSDELKKAMEYKDNLGNNMLHTVARITPLSQIDHIQGATLQMQRELQWFKEVESIAEPKDCESGNNDNKTPQKVFKENHKELGKEAEKSMKETSTSCTVVGALIVTIMFAAAFTAPGENDKNDEKIDLPIFLTNKVFTTFIVSDTISLFSSTTSVIMFLGILTSRYSEDDFYKSLPTKMIIGLFTLFLSIATMMIVFSCGLYIMLGGKSSIVIPSILLASVPVTSFIWMQFPLLVELFISTFGPGIGSRKICFEFLCYP from the exons ATGGGCAGGTTGAATATGACTGCTACAGTTGTTTCTATAGTTCTTAACCATGAAAACTATAAGGATTGGAGTTTTCGGATGAAGACTTACTTTAAGGCCGAAGATCTTTGGGGCATCGTCAAAGGCACCGTTGATAAACCTCCTGTTGGAGAAGAACGTAAGGCTTGGAAGAAGAAGGATGCCAAGGCCTTATATGCAATCCAGAATTCTTGCGGGGATGATATTTATCCATTAATCAAGGACAAAACCACGGCCGAAAAAGCATGGGATACTTTGTCATGGAGGTTGAGATATGAATCACCAGATGAAAGACGATATGAAAATG cACACAAGCCAGTTGGCGAAGCGTATCCAAATACGGCAGAGTCGGCATTGGAAGGAGGTCCTAGTGTCACTAGAG GAGCAGGACATGATGAGAGCATCCAAGAAACTTTCGTGAAATATGTCAAGTCTGATGATTGGGATAATGCGATCAACTTTCTTCGCCAACATCCCCAGGCAGCTACTGCAAGAGTTTCATCGAATGGTACAGCTCTTCACTACGCAATCGAGAAGAGTTGCAGCGTGCGCATTATACAAGAGTTGGTGGAGTTAATGGCAATGGAACACTTGGAAATACAAAACTGGATTGGTTTCACAGCTTTTCATTGTTTGATAATTCTGTTTCCAGAAAGGGTTGAAGTAGCTGAATGCATGGTTAAAAAGAACCCCGATTTACTATTGAAGTCGGACATAGCTCTAGTTGTGGTGGCCCAAGGGCATACAAAAGGAGAACGAATGGCTCGCTATCTCTATTCCCTCACTCGACCCGAAACGATAAAAGTTATCGATGCCGCTCAACTTATTTTTGACGGTTTTCGTCTTCATAGATTTGGTACAACTCTTCcccgtttgattttttttttttgttacaaattttgtctatatacatacttgcAATGTTTTCTTTTCACACTTGTATTATATATAGATCTTGCGTGGGATTTGATTCAACGTTATCCAAAATTGGCCATGGCTACAGACAAAAATGATAATATCCCCTTAGTAACATTGGCCAGTAACCGTTTTGCATTCAAAAGCGGAAGGCCGCTCCATTTATGGGAAAAATTGATCTATCATG GTATCCGCATAAAACCACTTCCTACCATCAACACGGACAGTCGTATAAATGTTGATCAAGGGCCTCACGCAGAACAAAAAGAGAATAAAAGGCATCATCTCATATACTCAG GAATGAGTTTATTCCGAAGGCTAGTGGCAAATCTTCAAACACTTTTGG GAATCAATCGTATATATCAGATAAAATTGGTGCATGAGCGGGTCCAGCAGTTTCTACCTCTCATGTGTAAAGCAGTGAGTGGAGGAGATATGAATGTttataaagaaaagaaattgaaagaaaCACTGTGCGTGGCAACAGAACGAGGGCATGTGGAGTATATTACAAATTTTTTTGGACATTCCTCATATCCCGTACTTGATGTTAGGAACAAACAAAATCAGAGCCTGTTCCAAATTGCCGCTGAATGTCGTCACTACAATGTTTATAATATTATATGTGAGTTTCTCCGAAAACGAGATAAAGATGCCCTTGATAAATCCGAATATGACCTTCATTCTGATGAACTAAAGAAAGCAATGGAGTATAAAGATAACCTCGGCAATAATATGCTACATACGGTAGCAAGGATTACCCCATTGTCACAAATTGATCACATTCAAGGTGCAACTTTGCAAATGCAAAGAGAACTACAATGGTTCAAG GAGGTGGAGAGCATTGCAGAACCCAAGGATTGTGAATCTGGAAACAATGATAATAAGACACCACAAAAAGTGTTCAAGGAGAATCACAAAGAATTGGGGAAAGAGGCAGAAAAGTCAATGAAGGAAACATCAACTTCTTGTACAGTTGTAGGTGCTCTTATTGTCACCATAATGTTTGCTGCAGCATTCACAGCTCCTGGTGAAAATGATAAGAATGATGAAAAGATAGATCTTCCCATATTCTTAACTAATAAGGTATTCACAACTTTTATAGTTTCAGATACAATCTCGcttttttcttcaacaacctCGGTTATCATGTTTTTGGGCATTCTCACATCACGTTATTCTGAAGATGATTTTTACAAATCCTTGCCCACAAAAATGATAATTGgccttttcaccctctttttaTCTATCGCCACCATGATGATTGTCTTTTCTTGTGGCCTTTACATTATGCTTGGCGGGAAATCATCAATTGTTATTCCAAGCATTTTGCTTGCCAGTGTTCCAGTTACCTCATTCATATGGATGCAATTTCCGTTGCTTGTTGAGTTATTCATTTCTACTTTTGGACCGGGTATAGGAAGcagaaaaatttgttttgaattccTATGTTATCCTTAG
- the LOC103404712 gene encoding uncharacterized protein isoform X2 produces MGRLNMTATVVSIVLNHENYKDWSFRMKTYFKAEDLWGIVKGTVDKPPVGEERKAWKKKDAKALYAIQNSCGDDIYPLIKDKTTAEKAWDTLSWRLRYESPDERRYENAHKPVGEAYPNTAESALEGGPSVTRGAGHDESIQETFVKYVKSDDWDNAINFLRQHPQAATARVSSNGTALHYAIEKSCSVRIIQELVELMAMEHLEIQNWIGFTAFHCLIILFPERVEVAECMVKKNPDLLLKSDIALVVVAQGHTKGERMARYLYSLTRPETIKVIDAAQLIFDGFRLHRFDLAWDLIQRYPKLAMATDKNDNIPLVTLASNRFAFKSGRPLHLWEKLIYHGIRIKPLPTINTDSRINVDQGPHAEQKENKRHHLIYSGMSLFRRLVANLQTLLGINRIYQIKLVHERVQQFLPLMCKAVSGGDMNVYKEKKLKETLCVATERGHVEYITNFFGHSSYPVLDVRNKQNQSLFQIAAECRHYNVYNIICEFLRKRDKDALDKSEYDLHSDELKKAMEYKDNLGNNMLHTVARITPLSQIDHIQGATLQMQRELQWFKEVESIAEPKDCESGNNDNKTPQKVFKENHKELGKEAEKSMKETSTSCTVVGALIVTIMFAAAFTAPGENDKNDEKIDLPIFLTNKVFTTFIVSDTISLFSSTTSVIMFLGILTSRYSEDDFYKSLPTKMIIGLFTLFLSIATMMIVFSCGLYIMLGGKSSIVIPSILLASVPVTSFIWMQFPLLVELFISTFGPGIGSRKICFEFLCYP; encoded by the exons ATGGGCAGGTTGAATATGACTGCTACAGTTGTTTCTATAGTTCTTAACCATGAAAACTATAAGGATTGGAGTTTTCGGATGAAGACTTACTTTAAGGCCGAAGATCTTTGGGGCATCGTCAAAGGCACCGTTGATAAACCTCCTGTTGGAGAAGAACGTAAGGCTTGGAAGAAGAAGGATGCCAAGGCCTTATATGCAATCCAGAATTCTTGCGGGGATGATATTTATCCATTAATCAAGGACAAAACCACGGCCGAAAAAGCATGGGATACTTTGTCATGGAGGTTGAGATATGAATCACCAGATGAAAGACGATATGAAAATG cACACAAGCCAGTTGGCGAAGCGTATCCAAATACGGCAGAGTCGGCATTGGAAGGAGGTCCTAGTGTCACTAGAG GAGCAGGACATGATGAGAGCATCCAAGAAACTTTCGTGAAATATGTCAAGTCTGATGATTGGGATAATGCGATCAACTTTCTTCGCCAACATCCCCAGGCAGCTACTGCAAGAGTTTCATCGAATGGTACAGCTCTTCACTACGCAATCGAGAAGAGTTGCAGCGTGCGCATTATACAAGAGTTGGTGGAGTTAATGGCAATGGAACACTTGGAAATACAAAACTGGATTGGTTTCACAGCTTTTCATTGTTTGATAATTCTGTTTCCAGAAAGGGTTGAAGTAGCTGAATGCATGGTTAAAAAGAACCCCGATTTACTATTGAAGTCGGACATAGCTCTAGTTGTGGTGGCCCAAGGGCATACAAAAGGAGAACGAATGGCTCGCTATCTCTATTCCCTCACTCGACCCGAAACGATAAAAGTTATCGATGCCGCTCAACTTATTTTTGACGGTTTTCGTCTTCATAGATTTG ATCTTGCGTGGGATTTGATTCAACGTTATCCAAAATTGGCCATGGCTACAGACAAAAATGATAATATCCCCTTAGTAACATTGGCCAGTAACCGTTTTGCATTCAAAAGCGGAAGGCCGCTCCATTTATGGGAAAAATTGATCTATCATG GTATCCGCATAAAACCACTTCCTACCATCAACACGGACAGTCGTATAAATGTTGATCAAGGGCCTCACGCAGAACAAAAAGAGAATAAAAGGCATCATCTCATATACTCAG GAATGAGTTTATTCCGAAGGCTAGTGGCAAATCTTCAAACACTTTTGG GAATCAATCGTATATATCAGATAAAATTGGTGCATGAGCGGGTCCAGCAGTTTCTACCTCTCATGTGTAAAGCAGTGAGTGGAGGAGATATGAATGTttataaagaaaagaaattgaaagaaaCACTGTGCGTGGCAACAGAACGAGGGCATGTGGAGTATATTACAAATTTTTTTGGACATTCCTCATATCCCGTACTTGATGTTAGGAACAAACAAAATCAGAGCCTGTTCCAAATTGCCGCTGAATGTCGTCACTACAATGTTTATAATATTATATGTGAGTTTCTCCGAAAACGAGATAAAGATGCCCTTGATAAATCCGAATATGACCTTCATTCTGATGAACTAAAGAAAGCAATGGAGTATAAAGATAACCTCGGCAATAATATGCTACATACGGTAGCAAGGATTACCCCATTGTCACAAATTGATCACATTCAAGGTGCAACTTTGCAAATGCAAAGAGAACTACAATGGTTCAAG GAGGTGGAGAGCATTGCAGAACCCAAGGATTGTGAATCTGGAAACAATGATAATAAGACACCACAAAAAGTGTTCAAGGAGAATCACAAAGAATTGGGGAAAGAGGCAGAAAAGTCAATGAAGGAAACATCAACTTCTTGTACAGTTGTAGGTGCTCTTATTGTCACCATAATGTTTGCTGCAGCATTCACAGCTCCTGGTGAAAATGATAAGAATGATGAAAAGATAGATCTTCCCATATTCTTAACTAATAAGGTATTCACAACTTTTATAGTTTCAGATACAATCTCGcttttttcttcaacaacctCGGTTATCATGTTTTTGGGCATTCTCACATCACGTTATTCTGAAGATGATTTTTACAAATCCTTGCCCACAAAAATGATAATTGgccttttcaccctctttttaTCTATCGCCACCATGATGATTGTCTTTTCTTGTGGCCTTTACATTATGCTTGGCGGGAAATCATCAATTGTTATTCCAAGCATTTTGCTTGCCAGTGTTCCAGTTACCTCATTCATATGGATGCAATTTCCGTTGCTTGTTGAGTTATTCATTTCTACTTTTGGACCGGGTATAGGAAGcagaaaaatttgttttgaattccTATGTTATCCTTAG